In Phragmites australis chromosome 24, lpPhrAust1.1, whole genome shotgun sequence, the following are encoded in one genomic region:
- the LOC133907049 gene encoding DNA-directed RNA polymerase I subunit 2, translating to MSTKTKLAAPAAAKEGEYAALRELFRPHVESFDYFLDKGLDEMLLSIRPMEITDPNSSTTLRISLEKGHVLPPMRDGRLGVPLYPQECRQARITYHGEFKVDVCLQCNEGPQVSQSFNFGHLPIMLMSKLCHLRDADPHKLVFHGEEATEMGGYFICGGMERLIRILILQKRNYPMGLVRGSFLKRGAGYTDKAVIIRCVHSDQSSVTIKLYYLQNGSARLGFWLGGREFLLPIGIVLKALIDTSDREIFTSLTCCYSDKYGRGKGVVSTQLIGERAQIILDEVRDLSLFTRTQCLMHIGQYFRSVMEGFEKDDYETVAEAVLRDYIFVHLQYNHEKFNLLIFMLQKLYALVDQTASPDNADALQYQEALLPGHLITVFLKDRLQDWLRKSKRLIIEEAAKNKSFDLSNAQEIRKFLTKYTTSVGRAIESMIKIGKVNSQSGLDLPQRDGMTIHAERLNFHRYISHFRSVHRGSAFAKMRTTSVRKLLPESWGFLCPVHTPDGEPCGLLNHMTSTCRISSFYNSEGVVKNFEGIKKSLSAELVRVGMNPVSPKIERTGPPEVLHVHLDGCIVGTVAAAKIEEAVNYLRTLKLLAHSGIPEDLEVGYVPLSLGGAYPGLYLFTNPARFVRPVRNLFSLPDRKQSIELIGPFEQAFMDIRCPDGGDGGRKELFPATHEEIHPTAILSVVANLTPWSDHNQSPRNMYQCQMAKQTMGFCGQALKFRTDVKAFHLQTPQTPIVRTATYSKYCMDEFPSGTNAIVAVLSYTGYDMEDAMILNKSAVDRGMFRGHIYQTECIDLSKKDRENVPEIFAKSVLSRDTSTVIDSDGLPRLGETVHPNEQYYSVYNRLTGAIRPVKLKGTESAFIDYVAVNGASSKGDLQKANIRLRRVRNPIIGDKFSSRHGQKGVCSQLWPDIDMPFSANTGMRPDLIINPHAFPSRMTIAMLLESVAAKAGSLHGKFINATPFANSVKEEDKDPCKSNSTVDELGPMLASYGFNYHGTEVLYSGVFGTEMTCEIFIGPVYYQRLRHMVSDKFQVRTTGRIDQITRQPIGGRKHGGGIRFGEMERDALLAHGSAYLLHDRLHSCSDYHIADVCSLCGSLLTATIIKSETQKKAKREMLGLPSVRPPKNFACQACKTSKGMETVAMPYVFRYLAAELAAMNIKLDLRLSNRTELPPSQES from the exons ATGTCCACGAAAACTAAGttggccgcgccggcggccgctAAGGAGGGCGAGTACGCGGCGCTGCGGGAGCTGTTCCGGCCGCACGTCGAGTCGTTCGACTACTTCCTCGACAAGGGTCTCGACGAGATGCTCCTCTCCATCCGCCCCATGGAGATCACCGACCCCAACTCCAGCACTACCCTAAGAA TATCATTGGAGAAGGGTCATGTGCTCCCGCCGATGAGGGATGGTCGGTTGGGTGTACCCCTCTACCCCCAGGAG TGCAGGCAAGCAAGAATTACATATCATGGGGAATTTAAAGTGGACGTCTGCCTCCAGTGTAATGAAGGGCCACAAGTCAGCCAGAGCTTCAATTTTGGTCATTTGCCTATTATGTTGATG TCAAAACTGTGCCATCTGAGAGATGCTGATCCACATAAATTAGTTTTCCATGGTGAAGAGGCAACAGAAATGGGCGG GTACTTCATCTGTGGCGGGATGGAGCGACTTATACGAATTCTTATTTTACAAAAGCGTAACTAT CCTATGGGCTTGGTGCGTGGTTCTTTTCTTAAACGTGGTGCTGGATACACTGACAAAGCAGTTATCATAAG ATGTGTCCACAGTGACCAGTCCAGTGTGACAATAAAGTTGTACTACCTCCAAAATGGAAGCGCAAGGCTTGGGTTTTG GTTGGGGGGCAGAGAGTTTCTCCTTCCTATTGGGATTGTTCTCAAG GCCCTTATTGATACAAGTGACAGGGAGATCTTTACAAGCTTGACGTGCTGCTACAGTGATAAATATGGAAGAGGAAAGGGAGTTGTCAGTACTCAACTAATTGGTGAAAGGGCACAAATAATTCTTGACGAAGTCAGAGATCTGTCCCTTTTCACTCGCACGCAATGTTTGATGCATATTG GACAGTACTTCCGATCTGTGATGGAAGGCTTTGAAAAAGATGACTATGAAACT GTTGCTGAAGCGGTTCTGAGGGACTATATTTTTGTGCACCTGCAATACAACCATGAAAAATTTAATCTATTGAT ATTTATGCTGCAGAAACTTTATGCTCTCGTAGATCAAACTGCTTCACCTGACAATGCTGACGCACTACAATACCAGGAGGCTCTCTTGCCTGGGCACTTAATCACAGTTTTTCTGAAG GATAGACTTCAAGATTGGCTAAGAAAGTCTAAACGTTTAATCATCGAAGAGGCTGCAAAGAACAAAAGTTTTGATCTCAGTAACG CACAGGAGATTAGGAAATTTCTTACTAAATATACAACATCTGTTGGTAGAGCTATCGAGAGTATGATAAAGATTGGGAAAGTAAATTCACAATCAGGATTGGATCTTCCACAG AGAGATGGGATGACCATTCACGCTGAACGGCTCAACTTTCATCGTTATATCTCACACTTCCGTTCTGTTCATAGGGGTTCTGCTTTTGCTAAAATGCGCACGACATCTGTTAGAAAGTTACTTCCAGA GTCCTGGGGTTTCCTGTGTCCAGTTCATACGCCTGATGGAGAGCCTTGTGGTTTACTGAACCATATGACTTCCACATGTC GTATTTCATCGTTCTACAACTCAGAAGGGGTGGTTAAAAATTTTGAGGGAATAAAGAAGTCGCTTTCTGCTGAGTTGGTTCGTGTTGGAATGAACCCAGTGTCGCCAAAGATTGAGCGAACTGGTCCCCCAGAAGTATTACATGTGCATTTGGATGGATGCATTGTTGGtactgttgctgctgctaaGATTGAGGAAGCAGTTAACTATCTTCGAACATTAAAACTTCTGGCGCACTCAGGG ATTCCTGAAGATCTGGAAGTGGGTTATGTTCCCCTAAGTCTCGGTGGAGCTTATCCTGGCCTTTACCTTTTTACAAATCCAGCTAGATTTGTTCGACCTGTCAGAAATCTTTTTAGTTTACCTGATAGAAAGCAAAGTATTGAGCTTATTGGACCATTTGAACAG GCATTTATGGATATACGGTGTCCTGATGGTGGGGATGGTGGGAGAAAAGAATTATTTCCTGCAACTCATGAAGAAATCCACCCTACAGCCATTCTCAGTGTAGTTGCCAATCTGACACCTTGGTCTGATCACAACCAAAGTCCTAGGAACATGTACCAATGCCAG ATGGCAAAGCAAACCATGGGTTTTTGTGGGCAAGCCCTAAAATTCCGTACTGATGTAAAAGCATTCCATCTACAG ACCCCGCAGACACCAATTGTTCGGACAGCTACATATAGCAAATATTGTATGGATGAATTTCCATCAGGAACGAATGCTATTGTTGCAGTGCTGTCATACACAGG TTATGACATGGAGGATGCCATGATTTTGAATAAATCAGCTGTTGATCGTGGAATGTTCCGTGGGCATATTTACCAG ACTGAATGCATTGACTTATCAAAGAAAGATAGAGAAAATGTTCCAGAAATCTTTGCCAAGAGTGTATTATCAAGGGACACGAGCACTGTGATTGATTCAGATGGCCTTCCTCGTCTTGGAGAG ACAGTACATCCAAATGAGCAGTACTACAGTGTCTATAACAGACTCACAGGTGCGATAAGGCCTGTCAAACTAAAAGGCACAGAGTCAGCATTTATTGACTATGTTGCTGTCAACGGGGCAAGTTCAAAAGGTGACCTGCAGAAG GCGAATATTCGTCTGCGTCGTGTGAGAAACCCCATAATTGGTGACAAGTTCAGCAGCAGACACGGGCAAAAGGGCGTTTGTTCTCAGTTATGGCCTGACATTGACATGCCATTCTCTGCAAATACCGGCATGAGGCCAGATCTGATCATTAATCCTCATGCATTTCCTTCAAGAATGACTATAGCAATGCTCTTAGAGTCTGTGGCAGCAAAG GCTGGAAGTTTGCATGGAAAGTTCATTAACGCGACACCTTTTGCAAACTCAGTCAAAGAGGAGGACAAAGATCCCTGTAAATCTAATTCAACTGTAGATGAATTGGGTCCCATGCTTGCATCTTATGGGTTCAATTATCATGGAACAGAGGTCCTTTATAGTGGAGTATTTGGCACTGAGATGACCTGTGAGATTTTCATTGGACCTGTTTATTACCAGCGTCTACGTCATATGGTCTCAGATAAATTTCAG GTCCGCACCACGGGTCGTATAGATCAGATAACAAGACAACCGATTGGAGGAAGGAAGCACGGTGGCGGGATTCGGTTTGGTGAGATGGAGCGCGACGCTCTCCTCGCCCATGGGTCTGCCTATCTCCTGCATGACAGGCTCCACTCCTGCTCAGACTACCATATCGCCGACGTGTGCTCCCTTTGCGGGAGCTTACTGACAGCGACGATAATCAAATCGGAGACTCAGAAGAAAGCCAAGCGCGAGATGCTTGGGCTCCCCTCCGTGAGACCTCCCAAGAACTTTGCCTGCCAGGCCTGCAAAACGAGCAAGGGGATGGAGACCGTGGCAATGCCGTACGTGTTCAGATACCTGGCCGCCGAGCTAGCGGCCATGAACATAAAGCTGGACCTCCGGCTGAGCAACAGGACAGAATTGCCTCCCAGCCAAGAATCCTGA
- the LOC133907433 gene encoding nucleolar complex protein 2 homolog — translation MSDSDDYVDLPVSDGDDDGEEWDEDDEEEMEEDEEGRGGSSRKKSKQHVEQLKRLQEKDPEFYKYLEKCDKELLEFTDDEIEDDQDTGVADDEEPRSVPKEQLKQIVKPITLEMVDSWCNGVENGKIGSIRSILQAFRKACHYGEDQGDNSAPKFSVMSGSVLDKVMHFVLKHMDRVLRQLLSAPSFGGKKETISELMITKSWKRHGDLMRIYLANALHMITEMTDEQMIAFTIHRVRASAVFLAAFPSLLRKYVKALLHTWARGRGAMPLVSFMFLRDLCIQLGSDCLDTCLKGIYKAYLVNCKLSKSISGSKLQHIHFLGNCVRELYSLDPQSAYQHAFVFIRQLAVILRGALTERGPKSAKDKRQKESSKSTKKLMEKSYQRVYDWQYIFCLELWTSVVCGCSSEEEFRPLAYPLTQIIHGVACLVPSARYFPVRLRCVKMLNCIAEATGTFIPVSSLLLDMLEMKELRGRPDGGVGKAVNLFSVKQVDKKTVKTRAFQEACIYSVVDELAKHLAQWSFSIAFFEMSFIPLVRLRSFCKTIKADRFRKEMKDLIRQIEANVEFIKSKRVGIAFSPNDPAVESFMQTEKEERSSPLSKYVATLHQREQDRMDALDETSVIVGAESSTFSRRLSEVQKQQDEQDDNEGTIAFSKNWLAEKRKPKTVKENKKRAREHDDVATEEDLVEDLVLSSDEEVEEGGNNQESDEDGSVPVEDDSDEDFIDPDSEYKKQKKAKSKKRNKRQSSNKAPSNTKTKPRPKKKAKH, via the exons ATGTCGGACTCCGACGACTACG TGGACTTGCCCGTCTcggacggcgacgacgacggggAGGAGTGGGAcgaggatgacgaggaggaaatggaggaggatgaggagggtcGTGGTGGGAGCTCGCGGAAGAAGTCCAAGCAGCACGTGGAGCAACTCAAGCGGCTGCAGGAAAAG GATCCTGAGTTCTATAAATATTTAGAAAAGTGTGATAAAGAGTTGCTGGAATTCACTGATGATGAAATCGAG GATGATCAAGACACTGGGGTTGCTGATGACGAGGAACCTAGGTCTGTTCCTAAGGAGCAACTGAAGCAGATTGTGAAACCTATTACACTGGAAATGGTTGATTCCTGGTGCAATGGAGTAGAGAATGGAAAGATAGGTTCTATCCGATCTATCCTTCAAGCTTTCCGGAAAGCCTGCCATTATGGTGAGGATCAAGGGGACAATTCAGCTCCAAAATTCAGTGTCATGTCTGGTAGTGTACTTGATAAAGTTATGCACTTTGTTTTGAAACACATGGATAGAGTCCTTCGTCAATTACTTAGTGCTCCAAGCTTTGGAGGGAAGAAAGAGACAATCAGTGAGTTGATGATCACTAAGTCATGGAAGAGGCATGGTGATCTAATGAGGATATATCTTGCCAATGCACTACATATGATAACAGAGATGACTGATGAGCAAATGATAGCATTTACTATACACCGTGTCAGAGCATCAGCTGTTTTTCTGGCAGCTTTCCCTTCGCTCCTGAGGAAGTATGTTAAG GCTCTGCTGCACACCTGGGCCAGAGGACGTGGTGCAATGCCACTTGTTTCATTTATGTTCCTTCGAGACTTGTGCATTCAATTAGGTTCAGATTGCCTTGACACGTGCCTCAAGGGTATCTACAAGGCTTATTTGGTTAACTGCAAATTGTCCAAATCTATCAGTGGATCGAAACTGCAGCACATTCATTTCCTTGGAAATTGTGTCAGAGAATTGTATAGTCTGGATCCACAAAGTGCATATCAACATGCTTTTGTTTTCATCCGTCAACTGGCAGTTATCCTAAGAGGAGCTCTTACTGAAAGAGGACCGAAG TCAGCGAAAGACAAAAGGCAGaaagaaagtagcaaatcaacaaaaaaactaaTGGAG AAATCTTACCAAAGAGTTTATGATTGGCAATACATATTCTGCCTTGAGCTTTGGACAAGTGTTGTGTGCGGATGTAGTTCTGAGGAGGAATTCCGACCTCTGGCTTATCCATTGACCCAGATAATACATGGTGTGGCATGTCTTGTGCCTAGTGCACGTTACTTCCCTGTACGCCTTAGGTGTGTAAAGATGCTTAATTGCATTGCTGAAGCCACTGGTACCTTCATTCCGGTCTCCTCCCTGCTGCTTGATATGCTTGAAATGAAAGAACTTAGAGGACGTCCAGATGGAGGTGTAGGCAAAGCAGTGAATTTGTTCAGTGTTAAACAG GTAGACAAGAAAACAGTGAAGACACGTGCTTTTCAGGAAGCATGCATTTATTCTGTGGTTGATGAGCTGGCTAAACATTTGGCCCAGTGGAGCTTCTCCATCGCCTTCTTTGAGATGTCCTTTATTCCACTTGTTCGGCTCCGAAGCTTTTGCAAAACCATTAAAGCTGACAGATTTCGGAAAGAAATGAAGGATCTTATCCGTCAG ATAGAGGCCAATGTTGAATTCATTAAGTCAAAACGTGTGGGGATTGCATTTTCGCCCAATGATCCAGCTGTAGAGTCATTTATGCAG ACTGAGAAGGAAGAACGTTCCAGTCCTCTCTCGAAGTATGTTGCTACTCTACACCAGAGAGAGCAGGACAGGATGGATGCTCTGGACGAGACCAG TGTCATTGTGGGAGCGGAATCCTCAACCTTTTCACGGAGGTTATCAGAAGTGCAGAAGCAACAGGATGAACAGGATGACAATGAAGGCACCATTGCTTTCAGTAAGAACTGGTTGGCTGAAAAGAGGAAACCCAA AACCGTCAAGGAGAACAAGAAGCGAGCCCGGGAGCATGATGATGTTGCTACAGAGGAGGATCTGGTTGAGGATTTGGTCCTGAGCTCAGACGAGGAAGTGGAAGAGGGAGGCAATAATCAGGAATCGGATGAGGATGGCTCAGTTCCGGTTGAAGATGACAGTGATGAAGACTTCATAGACCCGGACAGTGAGTATAAGAAACAAAAGAAGGCGAAATCTAAGAAACGGAACAAGCGTCAATCATCGAACAAAGCACCCTCAAACACTAAAACGAAGCCGCGTCCCAAAAAGAAGGCGAAACATTAG